TTAATCTGCTGAAATCAATTGACAAGATTTGGCCGGACGATTAACTTAATGCCATTCCCAAACGCCGTGAAAGGAGCGACTAACTATGAGTGTGTTAGAAGCAAGTGAAATTATGCAATTAATCCCCAACCGGTACCCAATTTTATTCATGGACCGGGTGGATGAATTAAATCCGGGTGAATCGATCGTGGTGACGAAAAATGTCACGATTAATGAGTCATTTTTCCAAGGGCACTTTCCCGGTAACCCGGTCATGCCGGGCGTGTTGATTATTGAAGCTTTGGCGCAAGCCGCGTCGATTCTGATTTTGAAATCTGAAAAGTTTGCTGGTAAGACGGCTTATCTTGGCGCCATTAAGGATGCCAAGTTCCGCAAAATTGTCCGTCCCGGTGATGTCTTGAAGTTGCATGTCCAAATGGTCAAGCAACGGTCCAACATGGGAACGGTGAGTTGTCAGGCGATGGTCGGTGACAAGGCAGCCTGCACAACTGATTTAACCTTTATCGTTGGTGCAACTGATTCAAAATAGAAAGGTGGTAATGGCAATTCGGCGATTGTCGTTTGGGAAAGTTTTTTAAAAGCATTGCCGAATTGTAACCAACCATGACAACTAATTTTTCGATTTTAGCGAGTGCTAAGGCACTGCCGACGACCAAAGTCACGAATCAAGAACTAACGCAACTGATGGCGACTTCTGATGATTGGATCAAGCAGCGAACGGGAATTCGTTCTCGCCACGTCGCGACCGATGAGACAACGACGAGTTTAGCTGTTTCAGTTGCCCAGCAGTTGTTGCAGCAAAGTCGGCTAGCGGCGACGGCGATTGATTTGATCATCGTGGCAACCATGTCACCGGATTATTTGACACCGGCGACGGCTCCTCAAGTACAGGCAGCAATTGGGGCTGAAAAAGCAATTGCCTTTGACATCAATGTTGCCTGTGCGGGCTTTGTTTATGGGATGCAGTTGGTTCACCAATACTTACAACCGGGCCAGACCGCTTTGTTAATCGGTAGCGAGACCTTGAGTCGGTTAGTAGACTGGCATGATCGTAGCACTGCCGTTTTATTTGGTGATGGTGCGGGTGGTCTATTGATTACTGCTAAGCCTAATACGACCACTGGGCACTGGCTGGGCGGTCATTACGCGACGTTTGGCGCTGACGGGCATTATTTAACGGCGGGACAGCAACCTCAGGTGAATCCGTGGTCGACACGGACTGATGGTGCAGATTCTAACCGCTGGGCCTTTCAGATGAATGGTCGGCGGGTTTATGACTTTGCCACTAAGCAAGTGCCGCACTCAATTGAGCAGGCGTTGATGCAGGCACGGCTCGAGTCGAGTGATATTAAAGCATTTGTGCTTCATCAGGCCAACGCACGTATTGTTAAGAGCGTTGGTCAAAAATTAAACTTAGCTACGGAACAATTACCGATGAACATTGCACAGTATGGCAATACTGCGGCAGCCAGTGAACCGATTCTATTTGCCGAAATGGTTGCCCAAAAGCAAGTTCAACGTGGTGACAAGCTGGTGTTTACCGGTTTTGGCGGCGGGTTATCCGTCGGTAGTGTCGTAATTGAGTATTAATTGATAACTGAAATCAAGCATTTAAAATTAATTTAAAAATTCTGGAGGAATCAACAATGACTAAAACTGAAATTTTTGACCAAATTAAAAAGATGATCGTGGAACAATTAGACGTGGATGCTGACAAGATTACGATGACAACGAACTTTACCGAAGACTTAGCACTTGATAGTCTGGACGTTTTTGAAGTGATCGATAAGATCGAAGACGAATATGATATCGAAATCGAAACGGATGACGCTTTAGCCACGGTTGGTGATTTAGTTGATTATGTGGCGACTCATCAGGAAAATAGCGAGGACTAAGTTATGAAAACGGCAATCTTATTCAGTGGTCAAGGACAACAGTTTGCCGATATGGGGGCCGATCTTTATCAAACGTTACCAGCGTACCAAGCCACGATTGACGAAGCTAATCAAGTGTTGGACTGGGATCTGCGGGTAACTGCTGATTGGATCGATGATGCTCAACGGATGCCGGTTGCAATTACAGCGATGAATATGGGGTTATATCGTGCTTTAACAGCGTTGCTTAATGAGTGTCCGACCGTGTTAGCAGGATTGAGCCTTGGCGAGTATGCCGCATTGATTGCAGCTGGCGTCCTGCCATTTGCTGATGGCTTGAAGTTAGTTGCCGATCGGGCTAGATATATGCAACGAGCGGGATTACAGCATCCCGGGGAGATGGTCGCGGCGTTGAAGGTAACGCCGGCACTGGTTGCAGCCGCTTGTCAAAGTGCCCAAGCAGTGGGGGTTGCGTATCCCGCTAATTACAATCTAGCTGATCAAATTGTTATTGGTGGCGATGCAGCTGGTATTCAAGCTGCGCGAACCTATTTAAAAACACACGGCGTTAAACGGGTGGTCCCATTAGACGTTGCGGTGGCTTCACACACGCCGTTAATGGCAGCAGCGAGTGAGGCGTTGGCGCAACGATTACGATTTGTTAATATTGCAGCACCCCAAATTCCGGTCATCAGTAATACGACCGTGACCCCCTTTAGCCAGGCAACTGTCAAGGAAACGTTGGTAAAACAGTTAGTATCGCCAACGCACTTTGCGGCCTGCTTACAACGAATTGCGACATATGAGGTCGATGAGATTATTCAAGTTGGACCGGGGCATAGTTTAGCAACTTTTGCCAAACAAACATTGCCGGGGGTAAGGGTTTGGTCAATTGAAGATGTGACAGATTGGCAGAATTATTGTCAGGATACTGAGGAGGTACGTGAGCGTGGATGAAGTGATTTTAGTCACTGGAGCTGCTAAGGGTATTGGTTTGGCAACAGTCAAACGGCTGGCAGCTCAGGGGGCCAGCGTTATTTTAAACGTTCATCATGAAATTGAAGCGGCCGATTGGCAAGCATTAACGGCTGAATATCCACGGTTGACGCAATTAGTTGGTGATGTGAGCGATGATCAAACGGCGGCTGATTTAATTGAGACCGTGATGACAAATTTTGGTCGCTTAGATGGACTCGTGAATAACGCTGGTGTGACCCATGATCAGTTATTAACGCGGCTACACGCGGAAGATTTCATGAGTGTGATTCAAACAAATTTATTGGGCACATTTAATATGACCAAATACGCTTTAAAAGTCATGCAGCGACAGCGACAAGGCGCCATCGTTAATGTTGCTAGTGTGGTCGGGTTACATGGCAATATCGGCCAGGCGAACTATGCGGCTAGTAAGGCTGGAATTATTGGTTTAACTAAAACGACGGCAAAGGAAGCGGCTCGGCGCCAAGTGCGGTGTAATGCGGTGGCCCCAGGAATGATTACGACGGCCATGACGGCACAATTGAATGACCGTGTAACGGCGGCTGCCTTAAGTGATATTCCACTCAAACGCTTTGGGACGCCCGACGAAATTGCCCAAGCAATTGACTTTTTATTGCACCAACCGTACTTAACGGGACAAGTGCTAACAGTTGACGGTGGCATGACGATATAAGATATGGGAGGTTATCCAATGACAGAACGAGTAGTTGTGACTGGAATGGGTGCGGTGACGCCCCTCGGTAATAGTGTTGATGAATTTTTAACGGGGTTATTCGCGGGACAAGTTGGGATTAAGCCCATCACGAAGTTTGACGCGACGCCCACTGGGATTACAGTTGCCGGTGAGGTTAAGGATTTTCAGCCAGAAGAACGAATTGAAAAGAAATTAGCGAAAAGATTGGATTTATTTTCCGTTTATGGTCTATACAGTGCAAGTGAAGCGATGGCGCAAGCCGGACTAAATGAAGAAAATATTGACCCAGAACGATTAGGCGTTATTTATGGTTCGGGTATCGGTGGTTTAACGACGATTGAAGCGCAAGTGATCAAGATGCACGACAAGAGTCCCAAACGAGTTTCACCGTTATTCGTCCCTAATTCAATCATTAACATGGTTGTTGGTAATATCGCGATGCAATTTAACGCACAGAATACCAGTCAAGCGATTGTGACCGCGTGTGCGTCGGCGACGAATGCCATCGGCGATGCGTTTGAATATTTGCGTCAAGGAAAGGCAGATGTGATCATCACGGGTGGTTCAGAAGCTTCCGTCAACGAAATCGGTATTGCAGGGTTTGCGTCCCTGACTGCGTTGTCGAAAGCCACTGACCCAA
This Lactiplantibacillus plantarum DNA region includes the following protein-coding sequences:
- the fabG gene encoding 3-oxoacyl-ACP reductase FabG — translated: MSVDEVILVTGAAKGIGLATVKRLAAQGASVILNVHHEIEAADWQALTAEYPRLTQLVGDVSDDQTAADLIETVMTNFGRLDGLVNNAGVTHDQLLTRLHAEDFMSVIQTNLLGTFNMTKYALKVMQRQRQGAIVNVASVVGLHGNIGQANYAASKAGIIGLTKTTAKEAARRQVRCNAVAPGMITTAMTAQLNDRVTAAALSDIPLKRFGTPDEIAQAIDFLLHQPYLTGQVLTVDGGMTI
- the acpP gene encoding acyl carrier protein, encoding MTKTEIFDQIKKMIVEQLDVDADKITMTTNFTEDLALDSLDVFEVIDKIEDEYDIEIETDDALATVGDLVDYVATHQENSED
- the fabF gene encoding beta-ketoacyl-ACP synthase II; the protein is MTERVVVTGMGAVTPLGNSVDEFLTGLFAGQVGIKPITKFDATPTGITVAGEVKDFQPEERIEKKLAKRLDLFSVYGLYSASEAMAQAGLNEENIDPERLGVIYGSGIGGLTTIEAQVIKMHDKSPKRVSPLFVPNSIINMVVGNIAMQFNAQNTSQAIVTACASATNAIGDAFEYLRQGKADVIITGGSEASVNEIGIAGFASLTALSKATDPTLASLPFDRQRNGFVMGEGGATLVLETLAHAQARGAQILGEVVGYGTTSDAYHMTAPRPDGAGAKRAMQQAVAEAGIQPRDVDYINAHGTATHANDSAEAQAISALFGQDVQVSSTKGMTGHLLGAAGAIEAVATIGALQAGQLPANIGCTDQDPECPVNLVTPATQHQAATYALSNSFGFGGHNAVVAFKKWVNV
- a CDS encoding beta-ketoacyl-ACP synthase III, coding for MTTNFSILASAKALPTTKVTNQELTQLMATSDDWIKQRTGIRSRHVATDETTTSLAVSVAQQLLQQSRLAATAIDLIIVATMSPDYLTPATAPQVQAAIGAEKAIAFDINVACAGFVYGMQLVHQYLQPGQTALLIGSETLSRLVDWHDRSTAVLFGDGAGGLLITAKPNTTTGHWLGGHYATFGADGHYLTAGQQPQVNPWSTRTDGADSNRWAFQMNGRRVYDFATKQVPHSIEQALMQARLESSDIKAFVLHQANARIVKSVGQKLNLATEQLPMNIAQYGNTAAASEPILFAEMVAQKQVQRGDKLVFTGFGGGLSVGSVVIEY
- a CDS encoding ACP S-malonyltransferase, producing MKTAILFSGQGQQFADMGADLYQTLPAYQATIDEANQVLDWDLRVTADWIDDAQRMPVAITAMNMGLYRALTALLNECPTVLAGLSLGEYAALIAAGVLPFADGLKLVADRARYMQRAGLQHPGEMVAALKVTPALVAAACQSAQAVGVAYPANYNLADQIVIGGDAAGIQAARTYLKTHGVKRVVPLDVAVASHTPLMAAASEALAQRLRFVNIAAPQIPVISNTTVTPFSQATVKETLVKQLVSPTHFAACLQRIATYEVDEIIQVGPGHSLATFAKQTLPGVRVWSIEDVTDWQNYCQDTEEVRERG
- the fabZ gene encoding 3-hydroxyacyl-ACP dehydratase FabZ; its protein translation is MSVLEASEIMQLIPNRYPILFMDRVDELNPGESIVVTKNVTINESFFQGHFPGNPVMPGVLIIEALAQAASILILKSEKFAGKTAYLGAIKDAKFRKIVRPGDVLKLHVQMVKQRSNMGTVSCQAMVGDKAACTTDLTFIVGATDSK